From the genome of Reichenbachiella ulvae, one region includes:
- a CDS encoding lipoprotein N-acyltransferase Lnb domain-containing protein, with protein MIFNYGIFDFDQPNFYLNFTKGKLYYKLGTGSYEGYKRYYYREDRTWREHVLNITQGDKQSIFEFLVDNAKPENANYYYNYCYDNCATRMRDVLATVLGDRVTYDYSFASDSLSYRGLMDKYLDHQPWGDLGIDICLGAEIDQTADGFHYQYMPLYLEEALQTATIQNDSTIVPLIAASTTISTSSEQPVDSAFKPIHLFVILFFVTGLITHRGLKYHANYRFIDVLLFGVTGLLGCFLLFLWFGTDHLSKYNYNLLWAMPLNLIGLFFLLKKSKPHWLHIYFLSLGGLQALLRSSWEYGYLSRFIWRSFL; from the coding sequence ATGATTTTCAACTACGGCATTTTTGATTTTGATCAACCCAACTTTTATTTGAATTTCACCAAAGGAAAACTCTATTACAAACTAGGCACGGGCTCATATGAGGGCTACAAGCGGTACTACTACCGAGAAGATCGCACCTGGCGCGAGCATGTGCTCAACATCACCCAAGGTGACAAGCAAAGCATTTTTGAGTTCTTGGTCGACAATGCCAAGCCAGAAAACGCCAACTACTATTACAACTATTGCTACGACAATTGTGCCACGCGTATGCGCGACGTATTGGCCACTGTACTGGGTGATCGTGTCACCTATGACTACAGTTTTGCCAGCGATTCACTCAGCTACCGTGGCCTGATGGACAAATACCTAGACCATCAGCCTTGGGGGGATTTGGGTATCGACATTTGTCTGGGTGCTGAAATAGACCAAACAGCCGACGGCTTTCACTACCAATATATGCCGCTTTATCTGGAAGAGGCCCTGCAAACCGCCACCATACAAAACGACAGTACCATCGTACCACTCATAGCGGCTTCTACCACCATCAGTACCAGTTCTGAACAGCCCGTCGATTCGGCCTTTAAGCCCATTCACTTATTTGTAATTTTGTTTTTTGTAACCGGACTGATCACCCATAGGGGTTTGAAATACCATGCCAATTACCGCTTCATTGATGTGCTACTCTTTGGTGTAACTGGGCTTCTGGGTTGCTTTTTGCTTTTCCTTTGGTTTGGCACAGACCACTTATCCAAGTACAATTACAACCTACTCTGGGCCATGCCACTCAATCTGATAGGCCTTTTCTTTTTATTGAAAAAATCTAAGCCTCACTGGCTTCATATTTATTTTTTAAGCTTGGGTGGTTTACAAGCTTTGCTTAGATCCTCGTGGGAGTATGGCTACCTCAGCAGATTCATTTGGCGCTCATTCCT